TTTTAATTCTACATTTAATAAGAGGCTGGAAGCCTCTTCTACTTTTACAAAGCGCAAATACTGTAGCGGCACCCCGGCAATGCTGGCTTTGTTGCGTAGTTCATCCTCACTTGTGGCTGAAGATAAATCGGAATCACTTAATCTTCTTTTAGCCCACCAAACACCCAAGGCATTATCCAAAAGAAAACTAACCATGTAGGGTTCAGTGAATAGTTGAGTTACTGCTGGCAGTTCTCTAGCACCGATCTTTACCTCGGATTTGTTTATACGCTCTTTGTTGTCTGCCTGCCAAAACTGATAAACCCAACCCAGTGAATCCGATGCCGTAAAGACCTCTGCTGGCAATCCAGTCAGTAAAGCTTCCAATTTCTGCTGGTGTTCAGGTGGCAGGGTTAACAGAAAAACTGGCGAATCCAAACGAAAAATTTGCGGCAACATACGAGCGGCAAAACGGGCAGCCAACTCCCAGCCGTTACTCGCACCTTCATCAGTAGCTAAATCTTCACAATCCTCCAGACTCACAGCAACCGGATCCTGAGGATCTGGGTACATGAGAAGTCCATTTTCCGAGAGAAATCTGGCGAATAACATGCGGTGCCAATGCTCATAAGCAACTTCTTCCACTAGCCGGTTGAGACTTTGCTTTCCTTTTTTTTCAGTCAGGGAATCGCCCAACTGTCGACCATGCACCCTAAGCTTGCGCCGTAATTCCCGTTCATGGTCTTTCAAATGAGGAAAAGCTTGAGCTTCTCCGACCCCAAGGCTTTCCAGGACAGTTCGACTGGCAGATTCGGCTATTTCACGAGCATCCTTAACAGTTTTTTCCAGCTTATTGCGTAGTGTTTTTTCTAAGGGATTTATCATGTTTTAGGCTTTTTGAAATCGTACAGGTTTTGTTTTTTTGATAATCAGCTTTTGCGATAGCGCCTTGCCAAGCCAGTCGTTGAGCTGGGTTTTATTCACATTCAGATGTTCTGCAAGTTCGGCGGCATTCTTGGGCTCCCTCAACTCATTTATAATGATTGGAATTACCGCGTGGTATACAGCATCTGATATTTGGATGTCATCAGTTGTTGAGTTTGTTTCATCTTTTCCTGTACCTTTATCGACTGTATTGTTCACCACAGGCGGATGACTTTTTGCCTCTGGGATATCCAATGCCTTTTCTTTAGGCTGGGAGTTTACATTGTTTCCTCCCATAAAATCAAACAAACTGGGTAACTCCTCCTGTACCGGTTTACTTGACTTTGCAGCATCAGCCAAAGCCTTCAAGATTAACTCATCCGCTTGTATCTCCGGAAACTCTATTGCTCCAAGCTCAACCAGCTTACGGTTGCCTTCTGGTTTATCGCATTTTCTAACATAAACAGGTTTTGCAGGCTTGCGTCTGAGTTCCTCTTTTGCCCCAGCCCAGGTTCCTCCTTTGTTGTGATCAGCACTGACCACAATACTATAATCGGCTATGGCATAAATCAGTTTATTCCTGGCCATTGCATTTCCAACATTGAATCCGGCTTCAGGATGATAGGGCGATAACA
This region of Desulfobulbaceae bacterium genomic DNA includes:
- a CDS encoding DNA-protecting protein DprA gives rise to the protein MTTITENTKAILLLCAFLNKDDSVKPLTQTEYTTLTQSLLKEKLTPSSLYDSELLAQIAEDSGLGMERLKGLMDRGMQLGFALEKWGSDGIWVVSRSDAEYPQCIKRHIKHQSPPFLYGVGDRKLLVGGGVAFVGSRNIDTDGFNFTKSIVQACVKQGITVISGAAKGVDETSMDTAISGNGKVIGIVADRLRQKSLKKSYRTAIAKQNLLLLSPYHPEAGFNVGNAMARNKLIYAIADYSIVVSADHNKGGTWAGAKEELRRKPAKPVYVRKCDKPEGNRKLVELGAIEFPEIQADELILKALADAAKSSKPVQEELPSLFDFMGGNNVNSQPKEKALDIPEAKSHPPVVNNTVDKGTGKDETNSTTDDIQISDAVYHAVIPIIINELREPKNAAELAEHLNVNKTQLNDWLGKALSQKLIIKKTKPVRFQKA